aaaaataaaataaaaagtcaaACACAAAGACAGACATTCCTTTCGATTCAAAGCAGTTGAGCTGATTCTTCCTTTTCATAGAAAATGATGTGgaccttttttattttatttatttattgattcATAAATAATTAttaaaaaattaaatacattCACTATAATacgattaaataaaaataaaacgtcTATTTACAAGTAGTGGAAAGTATTCTACCGCAGATGCATCTTGGGTGGTTGAGCAGGATGAGGATTCAGTGCAATGATCTTGAACAGGAAATGGTATTGCACTAAGACACCCGGTTGACATTGTGTGGGACTCTTTGGGTGTTCGGATCCCTGTTGTACTGTAGCAACACCAGCGTTACAAGTCTGTCTGTTGACATTTCACTTTAACCGCCCCGGGTTCGTCCCAAAGGTACAGACGGACTAGCATCATCATCTTGTCGTTCCCAAAACGTGGTGCCTCTGCTATGAAATGTCAAATAATGTTATTAGAGGTCTGGTTTGAGACAGTGATGATGATCGGTAAAACAACACCCAAACTGATGGATTAGTTTATTTGCTTGAGAAGCTCTGTCCATCTCTTATCAAAGAACTTCCTCATGTTGTGTCCCGCTCGCCCAATGTCTGAATTGTCTTCATTAAACTTTTCACAGTTATCAAAAACCAGGTTGACGTCAATAATGAAAGTCTCCAGATTCTGATACCTGAAACGAGAGGTACAGATCATTTCGAGTAAATGAGTAAAACACTCGATTTGTATGTTATTTCTTCCTGGTTACGTGACTAGATCAGAAAAAAACTCTGGGTTAGTCATAGTATGACTACTAGGGAGTGGATAGTAATAGTGTCATATTAATAGTGAACTCACTGGCTGCTGATGAGCTTCTCTCTGATGGTGGCGAAGTCCATGGGCTTCTTGATGACCTTCCTGTAACCAGGGATCCCCTTGGTGTTGACGGGGTTGAGGAAGGGCCAGGCATCCTGGTGGCGCTCCAACTCAGCCAGGAGCACCCTGcagaagagaacacacacacacgtcacaaagGGAATGGTAACAGTACATTGGACCTTCAATTATTTAGAGAGGCTGAACGCAATGCCCCAGGCAAATACATTTACAACCCGCATCTACATTTACATAAGCAACTCACTGATTAAAGTGATGATACTTGTGCTTAGAAAATGACTCAAAGGTTTATGGTGTAGTACAGTACCTGCACAAACCCAGGTCTCTGTTGTTGTCTCTGGCTGTCTTGGCTCTCTTCACACACACCATAGGGCTCTCCTGACTGGGTGACGTGGGTGGGGCCTGGGACGGGGCggggctctcctctcctttcctcttcctgcTGGGGGGCTCTTTCGCTCCTCCTCCTTTCTTCGGGGTGCTGTTGGCGCTCGCCGAGTCGTCCTCTGACACCTCCACGTTACCGTTACTGTTGCCGGCCTGCTTCCCATTCCGCTTGGCCTCAGCAGCGGTGGGTTTCTTCCCACTTCCACCCGCCACCGGTTTGCTGGGCAGCTTCTTGTTCTTGGGAGATGGGCCGCTCGcctgaggggagaggggaggaggacaaAGATTCATGCCGATGTACTTACAAAGCAATGGCACTTAGCATATTGTGTACACAGTGTTGTTGAATTACCTACTTTGAAATAATATATGATATGAAAATGACAGTTACATGATGTACTTTGAAATAATGTACATGCCTGATATGCATGTCTGACATACTTCTACATTAAGGTAAGATATGTAAATGTTGAACAGTGGCCTGGACAGTTTAGCTCACCTTGGATATGCAGGCGGGGCAGTACCAGTCCCCCTCGGGGATGGTGGTGATCTTGGGTTTGTGACAGTACGTGTGGCAGCCTTTGTCACAGCCGTCACACAGCAGGAGCAGGTCCTCGTTGTCACCCTTCCTGCAGATCTGACAGTACTGAAAGCAGACAACGCAGTGTCACCTCAAACCCAAGGGATGGATTACGAATCAACATTTACCAAGATATAAATTGGAATCCACTCCCTAAAGGACTTGAAATGCTCTCCAATGACACACAGTATTCACTTCCCTAGCATATTGAAATTCCGTGCCAGCCAGCTACAGTCGTTGAGGTGTTACTCACCACTTTCATGATGGACCTCTCCCAGGCGATGGACTTCTGGAGCTGCTGGAGACACATGGCCAGCTGGGCGGCACTGCGGACGTCGCCCAGGGCCTTCCTCCACACCTTCATCCCATGGGCCACCTCCTCCTCGCCCCTGTGGAAGGCAACACAGATGTCAGAGGAATGGACGCATACAAACAGGAAACGGAAAGTCGGGACACGTACGCATGCAGGCAGGTACACACGCTCAATCATTCGCTTTCCAACATAAACACTTgcccatacacagacacacacccactgtCACCACAACTAGCTGAAACTACAGCTGTGCAGACAGACGCAGGTATGAGAGTGAGTGAGGGTGGGTGGCAGGCAGCAGGGATATATGGGTACAGATACACACACCGCCAGGGAGGAGTGATGCCTATGTATATGCCGGGAGAGGAGGGAAAATAATGGTAGGGGGGATGAGGTGGACGATTACTGACGCATAACACCATGCAGACGGCCAGACAAAGTCAACGGGGAAAAACATTCGCCACACTGTGAGTCAACCCCAAACCAGAAGACAACCATAAAATACACAATAAAAGAGGCAAAACCAAAAAAGCGACAGCATAGGTAGACGTCTTTttgaaaaatgaaacaaaaaaaaGCACACAGAAGTGTTTGCTTGAATGCTGAGTGGATGACCTACCCTTCCCTGTCAGCACTACTGGATGGAGCGGGGACAGTGACGGTACCGATAGCCCCCACATTATCCAGCCTGATCTGAATGGTGGTACCTAAGGGGCTCCTCAGGTACCTTCTCTCGATGTTCCTCTCCAGGTCCGCCAGCCGCGTCACCGCTATGTCCAGAGGGTTGTCCGCGTGACGCACCACGCCGCCCGCCTTGTGGTCCGCCTTGTCCTCCGGTTGGTCTTTGTCGGCAGCGCCGCCCGCCGCTGGTTGGTGTTTGGGGAGGGGCTTGTGCTCGTGGTAGACCAGGTCCTCCCTCTCTGATTGGGGCTCGGGGTACATCCAGCCCTGCGCAGAGAATGTTGGGTAATGCAGTCTTTAGGTTCAAACTCCTACGGTCTTAAATAACAACCTATTCCCTGGCTACTGTCACTAGATCTTGGTTAACATTTAGACTTGAAAAGGTTAGTGAGTGACCCCCGCTACAATTCATTACTTTTGAACAGAGGCCTATATTTTCTCCAATGGATAAGGATGAGAGCTATAATAAAAGGAAGCTTCTCATTTGTTGAtgtcgttgttgttgtttaccttgacCTGCAAGCTGGCGGTGGTGACCTTCCTCTCCAGCTCCTCCACCTGCTGCAGCACAGCGATGTCCATCTCCATGGCCTGCTCCTCCACACACCACCCCCGCACTGACTCCACACTCACCTGGCTCTCCTCCAGCTCACACAGCTCTATCATGGCCGCTGCAGATTGGGGAGGCAGGACGGCATTAGAGACCAGTCATACACTCCATAGACACAGCATACATATTATTCGCACATCAGACCCAACATCCACGGCCTTGCTTTTGTCGCTCGATACTCCCTCCCCAACGCAacaacaaaaccacacacactcttaccacacacacacacacacacacacacacacgcacacatacacacagattaAGAATTCAATATCCAGACACAAAGAGCTGTTCAATCAGAAACCATGTGAACGTTAACAAATCTGGCTTTGATGTCAGACTCATATTGAGCAGTCAGTCATGCGTCATGTACCAAATGTCAACTCATTGTGAAGCGCAGGTGCTTGGAGTGTGCTCAGTAGGGGTAGAGCTACTCAGGGCTGTCATAACACAGTGCTCAATCAGACTCCAACGCAAAAGTCTTTGTGAAAGTCTGGGCCTTCCAGTCGGAGTGCTGCTCAGTTTCACTGACACAAAATCAAAGCTACTTTATTCATCGGGATCTGTTGGCTAAATCTACTCTGTAAAGGCTATGCAGATTGCTAAAGATTGGGTAAGTGAGGGACCTAccgcctgtgtttgtgtctgaatTAGTACTCACCGTCTCGGTGCTTGGTGCAGACCTGTGGGATGAGCTCCATGTATTTGTGCATCTGTCGGTGCAGGCCCTTCTCTCTGACTCCCCGGCTGTGGAGGGACTCCACCAGGGAGCGCAGCTCCTCACTGTCTGACACTCGCCACCAGCCTGACAGCATctctgcgcgcacacacacacacacacacacacacaacacacaacacacacacacacacatatataaataAACGTatagacatttttttttaaataacttaagACGTATTCTGATACAGAACACACTCCAgtgctgttctctctcctcaagaGATTCCTTTCTTCCACCCAGTAGAACAAAATAAATTATTCATTCTTATGACTCAGTGAATGAATAAAGGTTAACTGAATAAATAGATGACTCATCCCACACacgcgctcgcacacacacacacgctcaccctCAGGGATGGGCCGTGGTGTGGGGTGATCCGAGTGCTTGGGCACCTCCATCATGGTGGGAGAGGGCACCGTGGACGAGAGCTTTTCGCCGGGAGGAACAGGCGACTCGCTCTTGCTGGAGACGCTGGCCTGGCCTGAGTGGCCTGGCAGGGGGCTGCTGCAGAAGGGCAGCTGGCTGGGGCTCATCattccactgggccagccaccgCAGAACGCTGAGAGACCCAGCAACGACCCGCCAGCCTTACCCTAGAGGGGGCAGATACATACACAGACACTTCAATATCATGATTAGAAAAACTAATGTGTATCACTACACTTAGGGCTATAGCTTCAAACAGAACCTACATTCTTCTGATGTTACATTTATTCATAGGATTTTCCATTATCAGCTTCTACTACCGGTATAAATCATTAGGACAAGGGGTCTGTCCTGGCAGCGTACTGACCTGCAGGGCTGACAGAGGGTAGTTGATGAAGCCAGCTGGATGGTGGGGGCTGGCTGAGGACGACGCTGCAGAGGGGGTGAGAGGCAGGGCGGGGGAGGCCGGGGGAGACCTGGGCCGTGTGAGGCTGGAGGAGGGCAGCGGGGAGGACTGGAGAGGGCCGGGccctggggagggagaggtggttaGGGAGGTGTCGTCACAGGGGGAGCGGGGGAGCAGGGTGAACCAGTGACCGCTCCTCTCTGTCAGGACCCTGAGGAGCTGGTCACTGGGGAGGTACTGGAGCTGTGgaggggtaggggttagggtggaggtcTTCATAGGGCTGAAAAGCTGGGGTGGGGGgctcaggagagaggagaacgaggagggagacgaggtggaggtggggaagcCGGGCTTGGCCTCCTCGCACGGCAGGTTCGGCGCCGTCAACGCACAGGGGCTTGTAGGTAAGGCGGGTAGAGAGGCGTTGTGGGCGGCATAGGATGGTGGTGTTGTTATTGTTGTCGTGGTAACAGAGGGTGGCGTGGGGCTGCCGTTGTATTTGGGACGGGGGTCTGCCTCGGCTTCGCGGGTTTCCTTGGCAACGTCCTTAGCGACATGGAGGAGCGTGGTCAGTTTGGAGAGAGAGGCTGACTGCAAGAGGAAAAGATTGGGAGAacctttcttctcctccttcccttcctctgaCCCCACGGCGGTGTAgacgctcctctcctcctcgccGACGCCCCCAGGTTTCTTCTTCTGCACCTCCTCCTCCTGCGGCTCCTCCTTGATGTGCACCTCCCCTGCTgccgtcctcctcctctccctctctttgtccaGCTCCCCCGCAGCTTCTCCGCTCTCCATGGCCTCGATGAAGACCCCTCCGCAGTGGGGCAGAACCCAGTAGCGCCGGCGGTACCGGTCCTGGCCGTACATCATGGAGCGCAGGGAGTGGGACGCCTCAAACAGCTTCCTCCTCACCTGGTGCTGTTGCTGTGAAACCAAGCAAGACCGTCATGACCTGAGTTATAACTAAATCAATGAATCAATAATATCTAACTATTTAGTATTGTTCTTCCACAGAGATGGAACTCTCAGATCTCCGGATGGAAGGACTTACCTTGGCTAGCTTCTCTATCTGTTTCTCCAGCTCCTCCACACTAATTGATTGGTCCCCATCGTCCTCGTCACACGTTTCCACTTTCTTCCCCttcttcatctcctcctcctcttcctcgtcaTCTTCATCGGCCAGGTCGTCGCTGTCTTCGTCTTCATCATCGTCCTCGTCGCTTTCTGCTCCGGCCTTTCTCTTGCGTTTGAGGCCAGAGGAAGGTGTACCCAGGGGCTGGGTCTCCTCCCCTCCCATGCTGGCATCTCTCTTCCCGGTCCGCTTGGCATGGATGGTCCtcaacctggagagagagaaacacacaggtgAGCTttcagaagcacacacacacacacacacacacacacacacacacacacacacacacacacacacacacacacacacacacacacacacacacacacacacacacccgtcaaCACACGCCACTTACTTTTTGAGTTTGCCCTCGATCAGCCACTTGTCCTTCCTCATGTTGGTCATGTGATCAAGATTCTTGTCGATCTCACTGTAGAAACAGAGTAAGATACAGTATATGTCAGTTCACACGTACAGGTAACTATGGAAACAGTGAGTAAATGAGGGACACAAAGtacattgaaagcaggtgcttccacacaggtgtggttcctgagttaattcaGCAATTAACATCCTATCATGGTTAggatcatgtataaaaatgctgggcatgcCATTATTTTGCTACCATGGCTAtgtccccataggatgacaatgtcccCATCCACAAGCACAAgcaagtggtcactgaatggtttgatgagcatgaaaacgatgtaaaccatatgccgtGGCCGTCTCAATCATCAGATCTCAACTCATTTCaaaacttatgggagattctggagcagtgcctgagacagcgttttccaccaccatcaacaaaccaCCAAataatggaatttcttgtggaagaatggtgtccgATCCCTCCAACAGAGTTatagacacttgtagaatctatgccaaggtgcactgaagctgttctggtACGTGGTGGCCcgacgccctattaagacactttatgttgggggtttcctttattttggcagttacctctaGTTAACACAAGCAGtacaatttttctctctctctctgtagagtgaATAGCCTGCAGCACTAGTATCCCTCCATTCTCGTGAATAATTGATGTATTGGCTTCTCTCTCTATCAAAATTGAATCCCACTCCAGATTAGCTGATCTATCCAGAGTCTTACACAGCATTAATAAAACACGACAGCATTAGCAGCAGAGTGAAGTCAACTGAACGTCATTATTTGTAAGGAGCTAAAAGGCAGCAGGCTCACAACGGTATGGAAGCCTCCTGTACACTAAACCGTTCACACTGGCTCCACCTAATAAGACAGGAAGGGACGGCGATGCCTGATCTACAAGGATGTCCTCTCATGCTCGTGAAATGTTGTCTGCATATCCTGTCAGTAAAACCAGTAAAAACATAGAATccatatttggatttcatgtttGATCTCCTTACCTCCAATAATCTATTCCCTTGTAGCTCCACTGGTATGAAGCCTGTGTGATGTACAGCGCTGGCAGGTCAGCATCTCTCCTCCTACCTGTCTACGCTTTTGCTGCAGATAGAACCTGACTTTTAATTGTTTAGTTTCAAATGTTCTTTCGTCCCTCCTTCTGACGGCGCTCTTGCTGCAGCATTATCTATTTAAATGTTTGGCGTCTCCTGTTCTTTACTCCTACCTGACGACACTTGCTGCAGCATTATCTATTTAAATGTTTGGCGTCTCCTGTTCTTTACTCCTACCTGACGACACTTGCTGCAGCATTATCTATTTAACTGTTTGGCGTCTCCTGTTCTTTACTCCTACCTAACGGCGCTCTTGCTGCAGCATTATCTATTTAACTGTTTGGCGTCTCCTGTTCTTTTCTCCTACCTGACGACGCTCTTGCTGCAGCATTATCTATTTAACTGTTTGGCGTCTCCTGTTCTTTACTCCTACCTGACGACACTCTTGCTGCAGCATTATCTATTTAAATGTTTGGCGTCTCCTGTTCTTTACTCCTACCTGACGACACTCTTGCTGCAGCATTATCTATTTAAATGTTTGGCGTCTCCTGTTCTTTTCTCCTACCTGACGACACTCTTGCTGCAGCATTATCTATTCAAATGTTTGGCGTCTCCTGTTCTTTACTCCTACCTGACGACACTCTTGCTGCAGGCCAGCTCATTGGCCAGGAAGCCTAGTATGGAGGCCTTCTGGGCGGGGGTGTGGGCCTGGAAGGCCTTGGTCTTCAGGCTGAGGGCCAGCTCAGCCAGCTCAGTCTGTCCACAATGGGCCCCCATGTACATCTGCAGCACCTCCGACACATTGTCCCGGTTGATGCCCACGTTGGTCAGATGGTCCCCCAGCATGGTCTTGgtctggggggagaggagagagacaggaggggtgagtcATGGAAGATAGAGGGAAAGACAGCATGGTCTTggtctgggggagaggagagagacaggaggggtgagtcATGGAAGATAGAGGGAAAGACAGCATGGTCTTGgtctggggggagaggagagagacaggaggggtgagtcAGGGAAGATAGAGGGAAAGACAGCATGGTCTTGgtctggggggagaggagagagacaggaggggtgagtcAGGGAAGATAGAGGGAAAGACAGCATGGTCTTGGTCTAGAAGGGGATGTCAGGAGGGTTGGGTGGTGATAGAGTGGTCGCCATGTACACTTTCCAGGGGAGTGTTGACTCATAGACAAtggactggtttcccagacacagattaagtccTAGACTAAAAAGCATGTTCAGTGGAGATTCTCCATAGAAAGTGCTTCTTAGTTCTTAGTCTAAGACTAGGCTTAACCTGTGTCTGGAAAAGCGGACCAATGTGTGTAGGCTTTTATTCAGAACATGCTTGGTATGTTCCTGTACATGTACAGTATCTCACCTTGTGTCCAGGGGGCAGTCCAGGGTCACACACGGCCAGGGAGAGGAGTCTGACCAGCAGGTCCTGGACGTGTCCCATGCTGTCTCCCACGTTGagcaggccctcctgcagcatgCCCAGGGTGGGTACGTCCACCCCCACATCGAAGCCCAGCACCTTCCCAAAGCCGCGTAGGAACTGCATCAGCATCAGGCAGTCAGACACCGCACCCCCCGGCAAGATCAGGCCAGGGATTCTGGAAAACTCTGGAAGAGGCTGGAAGGAAAggtaaggagagaaggagggatgttTAGGATACATCTCACATGACACCCTGGGACTCCTATAGTGCCCTATGTGGACGGCACTATATGGGGAGTAGTGTGACTAACATGTTGCAATGCCAATGACTGAATTTTCTATGCCAATGACTGAATCACATTAGTAATGgcaactttttttgggggggggggtttcattAGTAAACATGTGGGGGGTTATTATCTCGTCCCTCCTTATGCATTACTCTCTTTAGCCACTTGATGGCAGTGTACAGCACAAACCGTGTCCAGTACTCAGGTTTCACATATGacagataacagatatactgtacattacatACCATTGTGATGATACAATGCACTTAACCACCCATAACCCAAACCTAGACAATATTAACTTGTCAGTTCAAATATATATAATGTAAAAGAGATGTAACTACATTAAACGGCCACCTACAATTTGGAAAGCTAGGTCCCTTTAATGATGTCACCCTTCAGACATCACGTAGGACTGAATCATGGGCAAGACGGGTAATTTATTACCTTATGATCGGCCAGACACATGTCTTCATTTGGCTTCTTCAGCTCCCTGGCAATCTCCAGTTCCAGCCTCCTCAGCTCCAATTTCCGCTCCTTGTTCAGGCGTTTCTCATCCCTCTTTTCCTGCCGCAAGCGCTCGCGCTCCTGAAGGccccagagaaggagagaggaggggagagataatGGGCTCACGCCAGTGGAGGTAAAACAGACAAGAATGTCAGGCCGAGTCTGCTGAGTAGTTTTAGAATTCAGCCCGGCGCCCCTGCCTGCGCTCTCAAAGAAAAAGAGCTCGAGGGCCATTCTTTTGACTCAGTTAGTGTATTGAAGAAATGAAaagtagaaggaggagagagggattggATGGGTTCAGGAAGAGTGGGACCttctggcgtgtgtgtgtgtgtgttgtgtgtgtgtgtgttgtgtgtgtgtgtgttgtgtgtgtgtgtcacatacCTCTGCTTTCTTGCGAGCCTCCACCGCCTTCATGAGCATCCCATGTTgccgtctcctctccctctcctagcagagcagagaaaacacacacacacacacgttacacacCGGAGAAGGTGTAACCTCCACAGGTGAAGTCAGAGAGGTGGACAGAAGGAGGAAAACCACCATTCACCTCCATCAGGGTGAGGTTTTCACATACAGCAACACGTACAGTTGAAGCTGAGGTTAAGAAGACAACGGTACGAATGACGACAACCAGAAAGCATCAGAGGGAGAATGCGGTAGATGGTGATGACGGGGTCAAAAAGAGAAGTTAGGGTCAAGCTATGATGCCTCTAGGTAAAAAGCTGACGGAACACACGCAAAATGACTGAGTCATCATAGCCACAAGCCAGTGGGATGAAAACAAACATTGCTCTGTGTATCATCCATCTGTTTAGCTGATAGCCGTTCCAGATTGAAAATAGCCTAAACCTATGGGGGGATATCGAGGGAAGGTCTTACAAGGAGACTTCCCTGGTTGAGGATAGATTGTCTCAAAATGTTTAATTGTAAACAAATAGGATTTGATCAACGGAAAAGCGAGGACAGTGACTGTCTGAAAGGGATGGGGAACTCAGTGATGTGATAAACAGAAGTCAATGAAACAAATCCTCTGGATTCTGCTGCATACAGCATGTAGGGCCAGGAGTTTCTCCAGCTCAGGTTAATATTGTTAGGAAAGACTCCTGGCTCTAACCATGTGCAACAGACATGCTCAACAAGcaatagccagccagccagtcaagcTGCTGGAGAAGACAAGCAGGTACAGCAATAGACAGCAAACCAGTCAGGCTGCTGGAGAAGACAGGCAGGTACAGCAAtagacagccagccagtcagaagaCAGGCAGGTACAGATACAGAACAGAGCAGCAGAACGACTCAGGCTACATTCCAAATGGCAAActcttccctatgtagtgcactacttttgaccaaagtagtgcactatgaggtagtgcactatgccatttcagacgcagccTCAGAGACTCAATGGGACGTAACAGGTGAAAGGGCAGCTCTTTGTGGACGGAGACGGACACAAGCTCAATGTCTGGAACTGGAAAACTCAAGCACTCACAGCCACTCAAAAACAACAGCTAGACAATGGATGTGATGGATGACTCATCGAGAGGAGCGTACTTTCAGACAGTAAGAGTGAGCATGGCAGGGCATGGCCGCCTTTTGCAATGCATTCTGGGGAGTGCGGGGGGAGCTACCGAACCACCGCAGGCGGAGCGAGGTCAGGTGTCTCAGAGCAGATGGAGGCGACACActgttgtgtttgtttgtttgtttgtgtgtttgtttgtttgtttgttttgctgAAAAAGCCATGCAGAATAATGTAGTATGACTGCAGCCAGTGCTACACTTAATGCATTGCTATGACAACCATATCACAACCAGGAAACACGATGCGGTGTTAGATGTACAAAAATAAACATACCCATACCATATCTAGTCTATGCCTCTCCAACTCCTGGCAGAGAGAGTTGGCAAAGTATTATGGAACAGAAATGACAGCAAAAAAAAACAGATTGTTTAGCAGAAAAATACCCAAAGATCAGAAATAAGCCAATAGAATGGAAACTGACCAAAGAGAAACAGTAAAGGGTTTAATAAAATATCTAGTTACACACACAACCttgaaacccacacacacaccctgtaaaCACTGATCTAGCTGAAGTGTATTTAGTATCATTTCAATCATGTCAGAAGAGACAAGGTGTGCTGCTAAAAAGAGCTGCGTACCTGGTGCTTCAAAATGACTGCATGCTGTCTTCGCATTTCTTTCTCCTTCAGGGGAAGACAGAAAAGATGAGGGGAGAAAATCAATACACTTTCATACAGCCACCATCATGAAAATCACTAGGGCTGATGGGATTTCAGACCATTTTACCGAGGAGCTACAGCTCATGCCTAATCTCATTGTCAGACACATCTCATCTGGAAAAAGCTTTGACATTTTGGTTTACATTGAGATGCTGTGTGTAACACAAACTCTCACCTTTATTCGTTTCTCTGCCTCCATAACTTTGGCATTCGCAACCTCTTCTTTCTTTCTCCGTTTAGCCTGCGAATGCAAATCAGGTCAAATGTCATTTCACTGCCAGACatctggacagacagactgacggaCACATGCCACTCCGCCGTTTCGCACCGAGCACTCAAAATATGATATTTTCCTTGTAACAGAAAATGAAACGCATGCCTCACATGCCAGTCAAATGTGTAGAACACAGAGAGTGAATCATGTATCATTTAAATATGTAATTGCAAACAGAAAAAAAATCCTGTTAAGAGTGGCTTGCCAACCGTGTCAACTCAAATTTGATTTAGTCCTGCTAAAATACTTGAGCTCCTACAGTGTAATTGTGTGTGCAAGGGAAAGATATTTTTTTTCCTACCCACTTATGCTAAACTGTTGCTGTTGTCTGATAAAATAGAAAAAAAATGATTTCTGTCTAATTTAAATATGGCCTGACTCTGAGACAGCTAGTGGAGACAGAGATTTTAATATTCAACAGCCGTCAACCAAGACCAATTTAGCATTAGTTCCATGTGGAATTATGCCTGAGACATTACTCCTTCCAACACTGCGGTATTATTCAGTAATAGGCTTGGGTAAGATTAAAATACTATGGACAGAGTAGACTGAAGGCTCTGGGATGCATTTGAGGAGTGGCGTTCTGCTAATTCAGAGAATATGTTCGGTGTTGGGTCAGCTGACTGTAGTACCTCCAGGATCTGTTGTGCCCTCATCTCCTTCTCCAACCTGATCTGCTGAATACGCTTGATCTTCTCCTGGAGAAACACAGAGGTAGGCGGATCAATACACTATGCAAACCAAACGGTGTTGCAGTGGTAAAACAAGGATACCCTCCATAGTCAAGGCGGGAGACGGTTTGACAGGAAGTGGGGCCACATAAAGAATGCCCTACCTGCTGCTTG
This genomic stretch from Salvelinus fontinalis isolate EN_2023a chromosome 41, ASM2944872v1, whole genome shotgun sequence harbors:
- the LOC129840427 gene encoding bromodomain adjacent to zinc finger domain protein 2B-like isoform X4 produces the protein MESGERLASPAPPTLPTARTSSPAASSSSSSSSSPAPKSSLAPSHAASLGSTLSTSGRLYGAMSDQQPYTLSSAFPLVSHPAFGLYTTSSGRPEFGGLGSLGSLGSLGMSAALAAHPQLGALTEWWRAAEAHSRGAAAFLPPFLGLPTMFTPHIQQNHSPMQPPSRTPSKNGQIPKGVNGAVNGSGVSSPTLQGSYSMNASPSLGASQSVKGPKARGPRSSPHSQSHTAELQLEKVPHKPKDKKPSKKPAEVAGVSDSESGSSSDSSSNGAISSDLEDLGGEEDDDDDDDDDDDEDEEEDGKCEAWNSEKEKARRAKKKMKIGTLSSGMKEAQDKRNNLPHSLPSDPPILVPSQHCPSPPTLSQSSPLSLQTSWPREEGLQQHLSVIQSTGLAASSKPLALLTQPRRETSPSPLSASPIPLITSPKGRTTSSPKPPKLLPSSPQNLPLSLCTSLSRSVPLSSSPQSFPLLTSPMANSQQPKPLKTPGSGKASKRKLLEDSLSQINEFRLKQSLLSQGQTFPAAQPKKQQGHRTSRKAAGVKSSSLPPPKLSSPESLGGGGRSTRLPPAPLPPPPQNNHSNLFLSSALLGLAAHPNGVIQSTTAQDAPLALITKPRKDFNKDLSGAGASLSLPVNLSTGGRVHSASSQAPPARPATSPSPATARGPRKIKAPKTPKLQAPNLQVQAHALAPMAAWKGLSQSHLVQSLVDLFRGAEAGLPGLPGLPSSKDSDDSVEDDDDDDDDDDDDLDDLEDDEEDSDDSLSDSDSNSDSDADVSGGKLKDPKLKLPSSGSASKREKTPLKLTKGHASLLSNSTNHTATSCSPLNLQVIKTPNIVTSSSALAYHSSPSSSYSLAMPPGAGKRKRVMDEQELRIPLELGWQRETRIKSVSGKMQGDVAYYAPCGKKLRQYPDVMKYLSRNGISGITRDNFSFSAKIMVGDFYEAREGPQGLQWSLLKDEDVIPHILAMEGRRGRPPNSERQRGAEGGKGSRRRKGRPPNVGEGLGLGAEVPSPSEAKLLRKLEAQEIARQAAQMKMMRKLEKQAMARAAKEARKQQAIMAAEERRKQKEQMKIIKQQEKIKRIQQIRLEKEMRAQQILEAKRRKKEEVANAKVMEAEKRIKEKEMRRQHAVILKHQELERHRLDMERERRRQHGMLMKAVEARKKAEERERLRQEKRDEKRLNKERKLELRRLELEIARELKKPNEDMCLADHKPLPEFSRIPGLILPGGAVSDCLMLMQFLRGFGKVLGFDVGVDVPTLGMLQEGLLNVGDSMGHVQDLLVRLLSLAVCDPGLPPGHKTKTMLGDHLTNVGINRDNVSEVLQMYMGAHCGQTELAELALSLKTKAFQAHTPAQKASILGFLANELACSKSVVSEIDKNLDHMTNMRKDKWLIEGKLKKLRTIHAKRTGKRDASMGGEETQPLGTPSSGLKRKRKAGAESDEDDDEDEDSDDLADEDDEEEEEEMKKGKKVETCDEDDGDQSISVEELEKQIEKLAKQQHQVRRKLFEASHSLRSMMYGQDRYRRRYWVLPHCGGVFIEAMESGEAAGELDKERERRRTAAGEVHIKEEPQEEEVQKKKPGGVGEEERSVYTAVGSEEGKEEKKGSPNLFLLQSASLSKLTTLLHVAKDVAKETREAEADPRPKYNGSPTPPSVTTTTITTPPSYAAHNASLPALPTSPCALTAPNLPCEEAKPGFPTSTSSPSSFSSLLSPPPQLFSPMKTSTLTPTPPQLQYLPSDQLLRVLTERSGHWFTLLPRSPCDDTSLTTSPSPGPGPLQSSPLPSSSLTRPRSPPASPALPLTPSAASSSASPHHPAGFINYPLSALQGKAGGSLLGLSAFCGGWPSGMMSPSQLPFCSSPLPGHSGQASVSSKSESPVPPGEKLSSTVPSPTMMEVPKHSDHPTPRPIPEEMLSGWWRVSDSEELRSLVESLHSRGVREKGLHRQMHKYMELIPQVCTKHRDAAMIELCELEESQVSVESVRGWCVEEQAMEMDIAVLQQVEELERKVTTASLQVKGWMYPEPQSEREDLVYHEHKPLPKHQPAAGGAADKDQPEDKADHKAGGVVRHADNPLDIAVTRLADLERNIERRYLRSPLGTTIQIRLDNVGAIGTVTVPAPSSSADREGGEEEVAHGMKVWRKALGDVRSAAQLAMCLQQLQKSIAWERSIMKVYCQICRKGDNEDLLLLCDGCDKGCHTYCHKPKITTIPEGDWYCPACISKASGPSPKNKKLPSKPVAGGSGKKPTAAEAKRNGKQAGNSNGNVEVSEDDSASANSTPKKGGGAKEPPSRKRKGEESPAPSQAPPTSPSQESPMVCVKRAKTARDNNRDLGLCRVLLAELERHQDAWPFLNPVNTKGIPGYRKVIKKPMDFATIREKLISSQYQNLETFIIDVNLVFDNCEKFNEDNSDIGRAGHNMRKFFDKRWTELLKQIN